The genomic DNA GCAAAGCATCACTTTCCAGGGCCCGCATGATGACCGATGCGGTTTGCGCCGACAGGCCGCTGCGCCTGGCGATCTCCGCTTTCGGCAACTCGCCATGCCGCCGGATCAGTGTCATCACTAGGCGTTCATTGTAAGCGCGCACGCGAATCTGGTTCGCACCGCCGCTCGGATCGACCACAATGGGACGGGTCAAACCGAATCCTCCATGTTATATTATTGTTGCCGTCCGGACCGCCGAATGCAGCGCCGGTTGTGAAAATTTTTACCGTACATTATTTAATAAATCAATCGGATTTAGTTATTTGACAGGATGATGAAATCGTGTTTTGATGACATCAGGCTCAGACAAACTGAGTAATATTTGCGTCGCAAATGACGTGCCTTGAGGAGGGAAACTTACAATGAAAAAATTGCTTTTAACAACAGCTATGGGTGCCATTGCTGCAGCCAGCCTGGCGACCGGGTCCGCGAATGCAGCAAGCCATTCCACTATTGCCTGCCTGATTACAAAGACCGACACCAACCCGTTCTTTGTCAAGATGAGGGAAGGCGCGACCGCCAAGGCGGAAGAGCTGGGCATCACTTTGAAAAGTTTTGCCGGTAAGGTCGACGGCGATCATGAAACTCAGGTCGCAGCTATCGAAACCTGCATCGCCGATGGCGCCAAAGGTATCTTGCTGACCGCTTCTGACACGTCTTCAATCGTTGGAGCTGTTCAGCAGGCCCGTGATGCCGGTTTGCTGGTGATCGCGCTGGACACACCGCTCAACCCGATTGATGCTGCTGATGCGACCTTCGCAACTGATAACTTTCTGGCCGGTGAACTGATCGGCAAATGGGCAGCTGCCACTCTAGGTGATGACGCTGCCAACGCCAAGATTGCCATGCTCGATCTTGCTGTCAGCCAGCCGACAGTCGGCGTGTTGCGCGATCAGGGTTTCCTGCAGGGCTTCGGCATTGAACTGGGTGATCCGAATAAATGGGGTGACGAAACCGATCCGCGCATTGTCGGCCATGACGTAACCGCCGGTAACGAGGAAGGTGGCCGTAAAGCCATGGAAAATCTTCTCGCCACCGATCAGGAAGTCAATGTGGTCTACACCATCAACGAACCGGCAGCAGCCGGTGCCTATGAAGCGTTGAAATCGATCGGCCGCGAGAATGACGTGCTGATCGTCTCAGTTGATGGCGGTTGCCCGGGTGTAGCCAATGTCAAAGACGGCATTATCGGTGCCACGTCTCAGCAATACCCGCTGTTGATGGCTTCTCTCGGCATTGAAGCCATTGCAACCTGGGCTAAAGACGGCACCAAACCGGCAACAACACCGGGCAAGGACTTCTTCGATACCGGTGTATCTCTGGTTACAGACAAGCCGGTCGATGGAGTGGACTCCATCTCCGTCGCTGAAGGCATGGATCGCTGCTGGGGTTGATCTCAACCACCACAATGCTACCACTTGGAACGGAAAGGGGCGGGCAGATCCCGCCCCTTTTCAATCCGCAGCCGGCTTCAAGGATACGGCAATTACCCAATCGTGTTAAAGCATCAATGCTGGGGAGGCATTCATGGCTGAAGGTCCATCAAGCGAGCCGGATTATGAATCTGCCATAGCCGGCAGTCCCGAAACGGTCGCCGAGTTTATTGAAACAAAGCCTTCGGGCATGAAGCGCATACAGCATGCGCTGCATCAGACACCATCTCTGGTGCCGCTGATTGTTCTGCTGATGTCGCTCGTCGTTTTCGGGCTTCTGCTCGGGTCAAAATTCTTTTCACCTTTCGCGCTCACTTTGATCCTCCAGCAGGTTGCCATTGTCGGCATTGTTGGCGCTGCACAATCGGTTGTAATCCTGACCGCCGGCATTGATCTGTCGGTCGGTGCCATCATGGTGCTGAGTTCGGTGGTGATGGGACAATTCACATTCCGCTACGGATTGCCGGTTGAAGTTGCCATAGGAGCCGGATTGCTGTGCGGCGCCTTTTTCGGATACCTCAATGGCTGGCTGGTGGCTGTGATGAAGCTGCCGCCCTTCATTGTCACCCTTGGCATGTGGCAGATCGTTCTGGCTACCAACTTCCTGTATTCGGCTAACGAAACCATCCGCAGCCAGGATATTGCGGAACAGGCACCGTTGCTGCAGTTCTTCGGCAATACGTTCAAGATCGGGGCAGATGAAGCCGGACGCGGCGGTGCGACTTTCACCTATGGTGTGATCTTCATGGTCGCGCTGATTGTGGTGCTGGCCTATGTCCTGCGCGAAACCGCCTGGGGCCGCCATGTCTACGCTGTTGGTGATGATCCGGAGGCCGCCGAACTGTCCGGTGTCCAGGTCCGCCGCGTTCTGATTTCCGTTTATGTGCTGTCAGGACTGATTTGCGCCTTTGCCGGCTGGGCACTGATCGGCCGCATCGGCTCTGTCTCGCCCACATCCGGACAATTGGCGAATATTGAAAGCATCACCGCTGTGGTGATCGGCGGTATTTCCCTGTTCGGCGGACGCGGCTCGATCATGGGCATGTTGTTCGGAGCGCTGATTGTCGGCGTCTTCACTTTGGGCCTGCGCCTTCTGGGCGCGGATGCACAATGGACATTCCTGCTCATTGGTTTGCTCATCATTGCCGCTGTCGCGGTGGATCAATGGATCAGAAAGGTATCTAGCTGATGGAACCGATCTTGAAAGGCGTTAATCTGGTCAAGCGCTATGGGCGTGTGACTGCTTTGGATCATTGCGATTTCGAATTGTATCCCGGCGAAGTGCTGGCCGTGATCGGCGATAATGGTGCGGGCAAATCCACGCTCATCAAGGCTGTGTCGGGGGCCGTGGTCCCCGATGAAGGCGAAGTTTATCTGGAAGGCAAGAAGGTCAATTTCCATTCACCGCTGGATGGCCGCAAGGCCGGCATCGAGACGGTGTATCAGACCCTTGCCATGTCACCGGCGCTTTCAATCGCGGATAATATGTTCATGGGCCGCGAACTGCGCCGTCCGGGATTTCGCGGCAAATTTCTGCGCCAGCTTGACCGCAAGGCAATGGAGAATTTCGCCCGCGAGAAGCTCACCGAACTGGGATTGATGACCATTCAGAACATCAATCAGGCCGTTGAAACCCTGTCAGGCGGCCAGCGTCAGGGTGTCGCCGTGGCACGGGCTGCGGCATTCGGATCGAAGGTCATCATTCTCGATGAGCCAACGGCCGCCCTCGGCGTGAAGGAATCCCGCCGTGTGCTGGAACTGATTCAGGATGTGCGGAGCCGCGGAATACCGATTGTTCTGATTTCCCACAACATGCCGCATGTGTTTGAGGTTGCCGACCGCATCCACATTCACCGGCTCGGCAAGCGTCTGTGTGTGATCAATCCGAAGAAATATTCCATGTCGGATGCGGTCGCCTTCATGACCGGAGCCAAGGAGCCAGATGCCGAAGATATGGCCGCGTAAGCCTGTGCTCAGGAAGCGGCATCAATAGCGCTCTTGTCCGGAATGCTGGGCTGTGCGCCAAAGACGGTACAGGCCAGGCTGCCCGCTACAGACGCCCGAGACAGGGCGTCCGCGACGGCAAAGCCCTGATCAAGAGCCGCAGCAAACGCGCCGGTAAAACTGTCGCCTGCCGCTGTGGTATCAACCACCTCGACAGCCAGAGCTTTGCCGTGGTGCTCGCCGGCCGGGCCGAAACTGTAGGCGCCCTTGTCGCCCAGCGTCACAATGACATTGTGTCCGGTTTTTTGTGATAGAGCCCGGGCCGCTTTCACTGCATCAGACCCGGTTGATATGCCGGCGCCATCGGCGACAATCAGGGCTTCTGTTTCATTCACCACCAGCCAGTCAATAAAACCAAGCGCCTCGCGGTCCAGTTTGCTGGCGGGCGCCAGATTGTGAATGGTTGTCAGACCCAGTTGTTTTGCCTTGGCATGGGCCTTGAGCGTTTCCTGCTCCAGCACTTCATTCTGGGTCAGCAAAAACCCCTGCACTGAACCCAGCCCGTCAAGTTGCGAGGCGAGCGCTTTGCTGTTGGCTCCAGCGGCAACGACAATAGCGTTTTCGCCGCTGTCATCGACCGTGATATTTGCAATGCCGGTCGGATCGGCGACCCGGCGAAGCTGTGCCAGATCGACCCCGTCACGCTGAAGATTGCCGAGCGCCAGATCAGCGAAGGCATCCGAGCCGACCGCACCGACCATCATGGTGTCGCTGCCCGCGCGTTTTGCCGCCAGCGCCTGATTGGCCCCCTTGCCGCCAGGAATAAGCTGATATGTATCCCCTTTCACGGTTTCGCCGGGACCTGGAATACGGGCCGCGCGCGTGACGACGTCAAGATTGATGGAACCAAAAACAATAATCATGAAATGACCAGATCCAATTTAGTTAGCGACTGCCATCCAGTGTCTCCGGTGGCCATGAAATGTCAAGAACGCTTGATCTGCGGGGGAATCAAATCCGGATGGTTGCGCTGCGTCTGGAACATGGTTCACTGTGGCGCTTTGCCCATATACGGACTTTACCATGCAGATCAATTTATCAGACGCCAGGAAACGGGAATTCACCGCCAGCCTTAAAAAATTATTCCAGGATGAATTCGAGCTTGAGCTGTCCGAATTTCGGGCTGACGATATCCTCACCCTTTGTCTGCAGACCCTGTGTCCAGCGGTTTACAATCAGGCGGTGCAGGATGTCAGGCATCACTTGCAGTCAAAGCTGGATGATCTGGATGGCGAAATCTATCTTGATGGATGATTTCCAGCGGCGGCTGGATTGGATCTTTTGCTGCAGCCAGCTGGCAGCTCGGCACCTGACACTCAACAGATGCACTCAACAGATGCACTCAACAGATGCAGGCAACAGATGCACTCAACAGATGCAGGCAACAGATACAGGCAACAGAAGTGTCACTGGCAGGTGCAGGCATCTCTGCTGAGGGCCGAGATGCCAAAACCGTCCGCATGGCTGCGAAACGGAGCCGATATGGTTTCATAGCGACTTGCCAACGGTTCCAGATATGCATCTGCCTCCATCCAGGCATAGATATTCTCTTTGCTGGTGTTCGCAGCGATCAGGTGAATGGTATCTACGATGATGATCGCATATTGAGCCCCGAGCATCAAAAGACTGACGGCGTTAGGAGCCCGTGAGGCCAGCGTACTGGTATATCCGCCTGACTTGGTGGCATTCGCGATAATGAAAAAACCCAACTCAATGACGGCGCTGGTACTGGCGGAACTCGCCAGGTTTTTGTGGGATTCCCGAACAAGTGTTTCAATATCCGTGTTGTTTGAGCCACCGACACCCAGCAGGGATTGCAGGGGCTTGGGCAATGCGCCAGACAAGCCTTTGATATGCGCCTTGAAGCCCGA from Pararhizobium sp. IMCC3301 includes the following:
- a CDS encoding sugar ABC transporter substrate-binding protein — its product is MKKLLLTTAMGAIAAASLATGSANAASHSTIACLITKTDTNPFFVKMREGATAKAEELGITLKSFAGKVDGDHETQVAAIETCIADGAKGILLTASDTSSIVGAVQQARDAGLLVIALDTPLNPIDAADATFATDNFLAGELIGKWAAATLGDDAANAKIAMLDLAVSQPTVGVLRDQGFLQGFGIELGDPNKWGDETDPRIVGHDVTAGNEEGGRKAMENLLATDQEVNVVYTINEPAAAGAYEALKSIGRENDVLIVSVDGGCPGVANVKDGIIGATSQQYPLLMASLGIEAIATWAKDGTKPATTPGKDFFDTGVSLVTDKPVDGVDSISVAEGMDRCWG
- a CDS encoding ABC transporter permease encodes the protein MAEGPSSEPDYESAIAGSPETVAEFIETKPSGMKRIQHALHQTPSLVPLIVLLMSLVVFGLLLGSKFFSPFALTLILQQVAIVGIVGAAQSVVILTAGIDLSVGAIMVLSSVVMGQFTFRYGLPVEVAIGAGLLCGAFFGYLNGWLVAVMKLPPFIVTLGMWQIVLATNFLYSANETIRSQDIAEQAPLLQFFGNTFKIGADEAGRGGATFTYGVIFMVALIVVLAYVLRETAWGRHVYAVGDDPEAAELSGVQVRRVLISVYVLSGLICAFAGWALIGRIGSVSPTSGQLANIESITAVVIGGISLFGGRGSIMGMLFGALIVGVFTLGLRLLGADAQWTFLLIGLLIIAAVAVDQWIRKVSS
- a CDS encoding ATP-binding cassette domain-containing protein — its product is MEPILKGVNLVKRYGRVTALDHCDFELYPGEVLAVIGDNGAGKSTLIKAVSGAVVPDEGEVYLEGKKVNFHSPLDGRKAGIETVYQTLAMSPALSIADNMFMGRELRRPGFRGKFLRQLDRKAMENFAREKLTELGLMTIQNINQAVETLSGGQRQGVAVARAAAFGSKVIILDEPTAALGVKESRRVLELIQDVRSRGIPIVLISHNMPHVFEVADRIHIHRLGKRLCVINPKKYSMSDAVAFMTGAKEPDAEDMAA
- a CDS encoding DUF2164 family protein, with protein sequence MQINLSDARKREFTASLKKLFQDEFELELSEFRADDILTLCLQTLCPAVYNQAVQDVRHHLQSKLDDLDGEIYLDG
- a CDS encoding ribokinase — its product is MIIVFGSINLDVVTRAARIPGPGETVKGDTYQLIPGGKGANQALAAKRAGSDTMMVGAVGSDAFADLALGNLQRDGVDLAQLRRVADPTGIANITVDDSGENAIVVAAGANSKALASQLDGLGSVQGFLLTQNEVLEQETLKAHAKAKQLGLTTIHNLAPASKLDREALGFIDWLVVNETEALIVADGAGISTGSDAVKAARALSQKTGHNVIVTLGDKGAYSFGPAGEHHGKALAVEVVDTTAAGDSFTGAFAAALDQGFAVADALSRASVAGSLACTVFGAQPSIPDKSAIDAAS